The sequence tattttataaaatgtcCAAGCATTGTATCCAGAATCCAGATCTACAGCCTTCACTTTAGTTATCAGGTGTCCAGGTTCTGCTGACCTAGTAGTTTTAACTGTTATTTCAGAATGAAGTGGGGTAAATGTAGGAGCATTATCATTAATATCCTCAATGAATATGTTTAGAGTAAGGTTAGAGCTAAGAGCTTTTAGGCCAGCATCAGTGGCTTTTATGTGACATTGGAAATATGCAATCTGCTCATGGTCAAATGATACTAAAGCAAAAACCTTCCCATTTTCTGGATTAATGGAAATGTAGGATGAAATAGGGATCCCATCAATTATGCGCTCACTAATTGAATACGTAATAAAAGAATTCTGCCCAATATCTGGGTCATAAGCTGATGCTGTATATATATGTGACCCTGGTGGGTTGTTCTCCTTAATGAATATTGTGTCTACTGACTGGATAAATCTTGGAGCATTGTCGTTGACATCACTTATATCAATCTTCAGAGCTTTTGAGATAGACAGGGAAGGAGAACCTTCATCTCTTGCAGAAATTATAACTTCATATTTATTTTTCACTTCTCGGTCCAAATGTTCATTCACAGTCAAAGAAAAATCACCCATGAAAGCTGGATTTATTTTAAATGGTGAAGAATCCGAAATATAGCAGTTTACTTTTCCATTTGAACCTGAATCTTTATCATGAACACTGATGATGGCAACTGTTGTCCCCTGAGGAGAATTTTCAGGAACAGGAACGGataatgatgtcactgtcatttcAGGAGGGTTGTCATTGACATCCACAACAGTCACTAGAACTTTACAATGTCCAACTAGCTGTAAATCTCCATTATCAATAGCTTCAACCTGAATTTCATACATGTTAACAATTTCAAAATCCAATTTCCCTTTTACTCTTATTTCTCCTGTGTATTTGTCTAAGATAAATGTTTCTTTTGCCTCCCCTGACACCATGTTGCTAAATTTATATAGTATCTCTCCATTTCTTCCTTCATCCAGATCAGTTGCATTTAGCTTGAACACTAACGTTCCTTCTACAGCATTTTCATTAACACTGCACTGGTAAAATGGCTGACCAAACATGGGAGCATTATCATTAAAATCTTCCACATTAACAATAATATATGTGGTTCCACTCAGTCTTGGTTTGCCTCCATCATAAGCTGTAAGTGTCAGATTGTGAATAGACTGCTTTTCTCTGTCTAAATTTTTTTTAAGCACAAGCTCTAATGACTTGatttgatttatatatttttggaaATCTAATGCAAAATAATCATTTGCACTGAGCTCATAGTTTGTTACAGAATTTATTCCAAGATCTGGATCACCAGCTACCTTTAATGGGAACCGAGATCCTGAAGGTTTCATTTCTGATATGACCAGATTAGTGACTCTTGAGAAGAATACTGGACTATTGTCATTTATATCTTCTATTTCTACATCTACACGATACATCTGCACAGGCttatctacaataacctgcagaggAATAATACAGAAGTGAGTATTTGGACACAATGACTCTCTGTCTATTGTCTCTTTAACAAATAAGATTCCATTCTGCAGATTAACCTGGAAATATTCCTTCTCATCTCTAGAGATAATATGTAACATTCTGGAATTAATCTCACCTAACTCCAGTCCAAGATCCTGAGCAATTCTTCCAACAAAGGTGCCATGCTTGGATTCCTCCGGAATGATATAATGCAGCTGACTCAGGACCATATCCCAAGATATTTGTAGCAAAAAGAAACAAACCAATCTTTTTCTTGCTTGATAATCCTGTCTCTGATAGAGCATTTCTTAAATTTAGAAAAGGTAAAGGTCAAAATCTGTCcaaaaataaaggcacattcactgAGGGAAGAAAgaggaaaatggaaaaaaaaaatctactatgGCTGGTATCCCAAGATCAAGGATTTAATTTAATGATGGAGAAATGCATTTCCTGTTACTATTCTGCTATTAGTTGGTGTGGACTGCCATCTAGTGCTCAATTTCTAGGCTGCATTTCAAATTAGTTTTTCTGTCTTAAGTAGTCATATTTTAACTTTTTGATTATTTTAAATTTAAACTGTACCTTTattaaattatatacagtatttaacAATTTTAGAATCTTTTAATTCCTATACTGAAAACATAATCTGGAATAAGTCAATATATTCATGTCATTTTTTGCATTCTTATCTTGATTAAATTTTATTATAATATGCATTATGTAAATACATTATTTAATGATGTACCAACTTCAATATAGAGGCTCTATATAAATAGAAATGTTGCTTTCCTTGTATTGTTTGGAATAAAAATAGTAGTATATTTATTTGCTATTCTTTTCAGACTAGTTGATCTATAGTTATTTTGGGAAAttatgaaatatttaaattactgACACCAATAATTATGGTTATAATGACAGTATATCTATATACTTTTACAATTTGTAAGATACAAAGAAACCTCAGAACAAGACACAGGGGAATACCACTGCTTATATAGAAAAGATGTTTCAGAcatattttccattttctttTATCATTCATAGATACTTTTTCATTTCCATTGTACTGTACATAACTCTTTCAGTATTTTATAGTCTTCACATAAAGCAGAGCATGCTCCATAGGTTCTGCTTAATTCTTTCCACCTTTATTTGTAAGAAATATGTTCATTTGAGCCTTCCTCACCAGGCTTATGTGAGCTGTTTATTAAGGAATACAGTTTAGTCCTGGGTAACAGTGATTTTTGTCTGGACTTGTGAAAGTGCTATGTAGAGCAACAGTTGAGAAGTTCAAACTAGATAGGAATCAAAATAGGGTTCAAAAACAGGTAACTTAAATAGGATATTATGCTTTTTCTGTGTGGAAAAATATCTGACAAGTAGGCTCATTTACCGTAAAAGTAAGAAAATATGTGTTGCACATGATTCATTAGTCCCAATGATTTTAAAAAACACTAGGAGGCATTGCTTATCAGTGGAAAAATTTAGAGATTACTGTATGAAAGGATTCTTATGTTCAAAGTGTGGAATGTTCTTTACATAAACTACTTTTCAGTGTAAAGTTTAATTTAATTGTTTTCATAATTAttgtattattataattataattataatttctagttttctcttatccccaaTACTTGAATTCTACTTATCAAATGACTACTGTCCCATCCTGTCTTAGGGCAGTCATTTGACACTAACCACACCCCTTATTCTTAACAATGACACTAACTACATTCTTTACATTCTCCAAAGCTAAAATGTAAGATATATTCAACAATACTGAAAATCAAAACTAATCTGCCACAAAGCACAATAATAGGCTAGTAACTTTAAGCAGGTTTGATAAATTGTTGTATTTGGAAAAAGCGATATAACAGCGATATCTGATGGGCATGATCCATTTATATTAGTGACATATCCATATTAAGTTATTAAAAAATTGACCTTGTTTTTATATCTTAAGAAACCGTTTTTACGATTTTTAACTTCCTTAGACTTTTTTAATCCATGAAAAAAtccatttaaaaatgaaaaacaaattcTAAGACATTTTTTACCAATGTTATAACAGAGTACTATACAAGATTTTTAATTTTAGCATTCTACAAAAAAAGCCTAAAACACACAATACTTTTGCCAGTAGGATTTAAGACCCTTAAAAGGTTAATAATACTAGGGAtgatgatctgaatttcaggatcaaTTAGATTTGTCTCAAAGCCAAATTTCTTTGTGACAATTTGTTTCATTTGTGCGCTTtgcgtaatttgtcacaaagtgaatttttttataaaatttgtcgaagcagccgaatcgaattttatacaactttgctcatctctaaataacaccataaagcaaaataaaaaaatagttcaCTGTTGTCAGATGAAGGTTTAACCAGAACAAACCTAGAACAATAAATATCTTGCCTTTTTAACATTTTAAACTagttataaaattatttaaattAAGTAAAATTAATATTTATTATCATTTGCTATAGGGACACCCAGGCAAAATCTTTAAATATAAAAATCTATATCAAAGCATGCAGGATCCAAATGAtgactcacagccaggcttccactaAAATAACCAGAAACAGAACGACTGTAGCTCCAATCCTAGCGGCTTAACTTCTTAGATGTAATAAACAGTAACAGAGCCTTATAGACAGCAGTATATAGGCAAAAATACATtgcattatataaatatatagaaaaaaacctACAAATATTTGGTGTCACCATgcctgaaacaacttttccataaaACTTATTTATCTTACACTGTAAACATTATAAAAAAGAAGAATAATGGGAAAAAaacttgtgtatatatatatatatatatatatatatatatatacatatacaggtaaaactcgaaaaattcgaatattgtgcaaagttcatttatttcaataatgtaacttaaaaggtgaaactaatttatgagatagactcattacatgcaaagagagatattccaagcctttatttgttataatttggatgattaaggCTTACAGCTTAAGTCAcagttttgaggtaccctttgctcaggggatatagattaattagctgacagagtgtgacactttgagcttaGAATATTGagccttttcacaaaattttaattttaagctgcattaatgcaattccttttaatttgcattactgaaataaatggacttttgcacgatattctaatttttagagtgagtttcacctgtatatatatatatatatatatatataaatatatatatagtacagaccaaaagtttggacacaccttctcattcaaagagttttctttattttcatgactatgaaaattgtagattcacgctgaaggcatcaaaactatgaattaacacatgtggaattatatacataacaaacaagtgtgaaacaactgaaaatatgtcatattctaggttcttcaaagtagccaccttttgctttgattactgctttgcacactcttggcattctcttgatgagcttcaagaggtagtcccctgaaatggttttcacttcacaggtgtgccctgtcaggtttaataagtgggatttcttgccttataaatggggttgggaccatcagttgcgttgaggagaagtcaggtggatacacagctgatagtcctactaaatagactgttagaatttgtaatatggcaagaaaaaagcagctaagtaaagaaaaacgagtggccatcattactttaagaaatgaaggtcagtcagtcagccgaaaaattgggaaaactttgaaagtaagggctatttgaccatgaaggagagtgatgtggTGCTGcgacagatgacctggcctccacagtcaccagacctgaacccaatcgagatggtttggggtgagctggactgcagagtgaaggcaaatgggccaacaagtgctaagcatctcggggaactccttcaagactgttggaagaccatttcaggtgactacctcttgaagctcatcaagagaatgccaagagtgtgcaaagcagtaatcaaagcaaaaggtggctactttgaagaacctagaatatgacatattttcagttgtttcacacttgtttgttatgtatataattccacatgtgttaattcatagttttgatgccttcatagtcatgaaaataaagaaaactctttgaatgagaaggtgtgtccaaacttttggtctgtactgtatatatatatatatatatatatacacccaattaaaaaagtaaaacaccTTATTCTGCAAAAAAGCAACTAAAGTTAAATATATGGCgacaaaatgttatttttttctttaaaaattattttataattCAGGAAAGAATAAGAAATAAAtcatattgccctcattgtagcaATCTGTAGAATAAGGTTAAGGTGTCATTTATATCACTCCGTTTATAGCACTAAAAAAATATTCTGGAACAATGACAatcaaaagcaatcaaaaagtcatatctaCCAAGAAAAAAATGCTCTCTTAGTTCCATCAATGGAAAAATTGTTATGGTTCTAATAATGTGATGGTACAATAAGCAAAtgattttcctaaaaaaaaagtgCTTATGTGCAAAAGggtaaaatatattaaatagaAGTTTGGTAATGTACTATTGAAGCAATGTGGTAAATGTACATTACCACATATAAGACAATGGTAGAATTAAATAAATGAGCTAATAAGATTTATcgttgtaccccaaaatggtggcatTGCAAATTACAACTCATATCCAGGAAAAAGTTACTATATCAAACCTCTAAGCCTGAGAACTAGTAAAATGGCTTCTTTTCAATGATAGTTTTATAAAGAGAAATCTCATGATTGACATAGCAATAATATTTTCATGGTCTTAGTTTCTAAATTAGAATTGAAGAACAAATACAAATTGGATAGACAAATGATTAACATTCCACTGAAATGCGTAGCTAGCCTTTTATTTATAGTGTTTTATTTAAGTTTTTAATAAATAACTTTTATAGATAGCAGAGCAGCAcgcttttgtttttatttttttgctcctTGTTGAGCGTACATATTCCTATGTTTATTACAGACTCCATCTGGAGGATCCCAGCGAACAAGCACAGCAGCCTGATCTATTCTCTCTACAGGAGAGACAATTTCCTAGTGTCGTGCCTAGATTTGTATAACATTATTCGGTAAGGTATTCTCACCTTGAGTCCTTATCTGGGAACCCTAAGGTATTTCACAAGGGATCACCCCCTAttgtttttgatttatttttatcaaaAGGTAACTTCAAAAATAAGAGCCACTGAAGAAGAGGTGTGGCAATTTGATTACAGTAACTACGGATGATAATCTGAAAGAAACAGCGCGCTGTAATCCATAATCTATAAAAGCTTAAAATGATAATCTGAAAGAAACAGCGCGCTGTAATCCATAAAGAGGTGACGTAtagaaaccacgtgggacgccacgcgagACGCCACCAGGTATGTGATCACCATCTGAAAATACGGGATCACTACTCGAAAGTTGTGTTTGAATCTTAACACACTActgaaaacgacatctatatcttACTAGTGGAAAAAGAAACTATCGCTGATTAAGCGTGCAGTCTATCTTGCTGAATAAAAACCACTAGGAAGTGGTGAAGACACGGTAAAGAGACTGCTTATTTCTGTCCATATGTTCGCTCACTTGCTAATACCTAGCTACAAGTGGTTATACATCTTAACAAAGAAAATATAAGAGGTTTTCTATGCTAACATTGGGAACAACATCTGAAagactttttaataatttttcatattttttcccTTTCATTCCCTGTGGTTTTCTTCAAATAGTCGATGCTTTCAATAATCGATTTTCTTGAGCATCACAATTGATATTGTTATACTACTAGTCTCAAGAGTCGATTACAACATCGATTTATATTCGAAAATTATAGAATTTGTTTtgttatgttatgttttaaatgctAATTTTATTGTTATGGTGATATGTTTATATAAACTTTTTTGATGCAACTCCCTATGACTTGAGTGGCCGTTTTCTACATATATTAACTTCAAAAATAAGTTATGATTTCTGCTGTTAAAACCCCCGGTGATTAACTATAATCTAAAGTGAATTCAGAAGAACATTTTCAACCCTTTGAAGTGTCACCTCACCACCAAGGGGAAACTTTAAAGTTTAACCAATTGTCCAATAAAACTATCTGAATGTATGGACACAGGTATGGTGGGTTAGCTATAAGTTTTCTAACCACACAACTGCTTTAAAAATATATCAAACACAATACCCCTACTCAAACAAGTGCATTGATGTGCTGCCTAAGAAAAAGACAGCTTGCGTATAGTATGCTTAGAGATATGGCATGTGCTCCCAGGGATACATTTGCCATGGATTGAGAACTGAGGATCTATAGAATTATAAATAATAACAGCCTATGTTTTTAACCCATAGAATACCAGTGCCATACATTTATGGAGCTGCGGAACATGATTTAAGTCCCAGTACCATATATGCACGGCGCTCTGATTGGGTGGGTCAAACAGCAGCAGAGTCATGGCTATTTCTGACAGCCAAGCCCCTTCTGTATACACCAGCATCGATGAATACACTGATCCCAGCATATTTACCTCTTTTATTCCACAGTCAACGCTGACTATACCATGCATGAGGTTTAAGGAAAGTATAGGCACCCTCCCTGATCCCATTAGGTCTCTATGCTAATGTGACAGGGACCCAAAAGCTGGAACAGCAGCCTGATGCCTTACACAACTTGTCTCCTATGGGAGTCTATGAGATCGATTCCCCAGTGTAATGCactgacaggcaatgcattacaatatgcattatattgtaatgtattgtataGGGGATCATACCCTCAAAAGTtgattcccacagtgggacaaaaaaaaaattaaaaagtgtttttcattaaaaaaaagtttcaagtaaaaaagaaaatcctTCATTCCTATAATAAAGACATAGAGTATAAAGTtgttaaaaaataagaaaaacagacatattaggtatttctgcCTCCTTAATaactagctctataaaaaataccacatgatcaacCACATCAGGTGaagactataaaaaaaactttacaaataacagtagaactagacaacttattcaccccaatttgagaatcaaggcctaatagaattgcttatctattaaacaaggtggacactatTCAATTAGATATCTCTAtgccctttaggcccctttcacacgggcgttgcgggaaaatgtgcgggtgcgttgcggaacacccgcgatttttccgcgcgagtgcaaaacattgtaatgcgttttgcactcgcgtgagaaaaatcgcgcgtgtttggtacccaaacccgaacttcttcacagaagttcgggcttgggatcggtgttctgtaaatagtattattttcccttataacatggttataagggaaaataatagcattctgaatacagactgcatagtaaaacagggctggaggggttaaaaaaaaataaaaaatcatttaactcaccttaatccacttgctcgcgatgcccggcatctccgtctgactcttttactgtataggacctgtggagagcattaactatagtttaaggacctggatgacgtcactctggtcatcacatg is a genomic window of Bufo bufo chromosome 1, aBufBuf1.1, whole genome shotgun sequence containing:
- the LOC121009031 gene encoding protocadherin alpha-4-like; amino-acid sequence: MLYQRQDYQARKRLVCFFLLQISWDMVLSQLHYIIPEESKHGTFVGRIAQDLGLELGEINSRMLHIISRDEKEYFQVNLQNGILFVKETIDRESLCPNTHFCIIPLQVIVDKPVQMYRVDVEIEDINDNSPVFFSRVTNLVISEMKPSGSRFPLKVAGDPDLGINSVTNYELSANDYFALDFQKYINQIKSLELVLKKNLDREKQSIHNLTLTAYDGGKPRLSGTTYIIVNVEDFNDNAPMFGQPFYQCSVNENAVEGTLVFKLNATDLDEGRNGEILYKFSNMVSGEAKETFILDKYTGEIRVKGKLDFEIVNMYEIQVEAIDNGDLQLVGHCKVLVTVVDVNDNPPEMTVTSLSVPVPENSPQGTTVAIISVHDKDSGSNGKVNCYISDSSPFKINPAFMGDFSLTVNEHLDREVKNKYEVIISARDEGSPSLSISKALKIDISDVNDNAPRFIQSVDTIFIKENNPPGSHIYTASAYDPDIGQNSFITYSISERIIDGIPISSYISINPENGKVFALVSFDHEQIAYFQCHIKATDAGLKALSSNLTLNIFIEDINDNAPTFTPLHSEITVKTTRSAEPGHLITKVKAVDLDSGYNAWTFYKIKDLGGSGKSPFTIAHQTGEITLKRSLTDSDNDEYRLQVIAQDHGEPFMTTETQIVISVVEFGEELKFDNQETKVTFEAFSDENIYLVVAICIISTIFLITLIVFSVLRWQKYRDEVNELKENYKICSNTGGSWMYSQHTQYQISSNSSRPKSDLIVFTPNNFQTPGNEEQVNPLGVILSSSYKTFFYAY